A genomic stretch from Vicugna pacos unplaced genomic scaffold, VicPac4 scaffold_204, whole genome shotgun sequence includes:
- the CCNQ gene encoding cyclin-Q isoform X1 → MEAFGPGTCGGGGETPGDDGRPAPEARVHFRVTRFIMEAGVKLGMQSIPIATACTIYHKFFCEINLDAYDPYLVAMSSLYLAGKVEEQHLRTRDIINVSNRYFHPGGEPLELDSRFWELRDSIVQCELLVLRVLRFQVSFQHPHKYLLHYLISLKNWLNRYSWQRTPVSVTAWALLRDSYHGGLCLRFRAQHIAVAVLHLALQAYGVEVPAEAEAEKPWWQVFSEDLTKPIIDNIVSDLIQIYTMDTEIP, encoded by the exons ATGGAGGCCTTTGGCCCGGGAACCTGCGGAGGAGGGGGCGAGACGCCGGGTGACGATGGACGGCCGGCACCCGAAGCAAGGGTGCACTTCCGAGTGACGAGGTTCATCATGGAGGCAG GTGTCAAGCTAGGGATGCAGTCCATTCCGATCGCCACCGCCTGTACCATTTACCATAAGTTCTTCTGCGAGATCAACCTGGATGCCTATGACCCCTACTTGGTCGCCATGTCTTCCCTTTACTTGGCTGGCAAAGTGGAGGAGCAGCACCTGCGTACTCGTGACATCATCAACGTTTCCAACAG GTACTTTCACCCAGGCGGTGAGCCCTTGGAGCTGGACTCCCGCTTCTGGGAGCTCCGGGACAGCATCGTGCAGTGCGAGCTTCTTGTGCTGAGAGTTCTGCGTTTCCAAGTCTCCTTCCAGCACCCACACAAG TACCTGCTCCACTACCTGATTTCCCTCAAGAACTGGCTGAATCGGTACAGTTGGCAGCGGACGCCCGTCTCCGTCACTGCCTGGGCCCTGCTGCGGGACAGCTACCATGGCGGGCTGTGCCTCCGCTTCCGGGCTCAGCACATAGCTGTGGCAGTGCTCCACCTGGCCTTGCAGGCCTATGGGGTCGAGGTGCccgccgaggccgaggccgagaaGCCGTGGTGGCAG GTGTTTAGTGAAGACCTTACCAAGCCAATCATTGATAACATTGTGTCTGATCTCATTCAGATTTATACCATGGACACAGAGATCCCCTAA
- the CCNQ gene encoding cyclin-Q isoform X3 yields the protein MEAFGPGTCGGGGETPGDDGRPAPEARVHFRVTRFIMEAGVKLGMQSIPIATACTIYHKFFCEINLDAYDPYLVAMSSLYLAGKVEEQHLRTRDIINVSNRYFHPGGEPLELDSRFWELRDSIVQCELLVLRVLRFQVSFQHPHKYLLHYLISLKNWLNRYSWQRTPVSVTAWALLRDSYHGGLCLRFRAQHIAVAVLHLALQAYGVEVPAEAEAEKPWWQIYTMDTEIP from the exons ATGGAGGCCTTTGGCCCGGGAACCTGCGGAGGAGGGGGCGAGACGCCGGGTGACGATGGACGGCCGGCACCCGAAGCAAGGGTGCACTTCCGAGTGACGAGGTTCATCATGGAGGCAG GTGTCAAGCTAGGGATGCAGTCCATTCCGATCGCCACCGCCTGTACCATTTACCATAAGTTCTTCTGCGAGATCAACCTGGATGCCTATGACCCCTACTTGGTCGCCATGTCTTCCCTTTACTTGGCTGGCAAAGTGGAGGAGCAGCACCTGCGTACTCGTGACATCATCAACGTTTCCAACAG GTACTTTCACCCAGGCGGTGAGCCCTTGGAGCTGGACTCCCGCTTCTGGGAGCTCCGGGACAGCATCGTGCAGTGCGAGCTTCTTGTGCTGAGAGTTCTGCGTTTCCAAGTCTCCTTCCAGCACCCACACAAG TACCTGCTCCACTACCTGATTTCCCTCAAGAACTGGCTGAATCGGTACAGTTGGCAGCGGACGCCCGTCTCCGTCACTGCCTGGGCCCTGCTGCGGGACAGCTACCATGGCGGGCTGTGCCTCCGCTTCCGGGCTCAGCACATAGCTGTGGCAGTGCTCCACCTGGCCTTGCAGGCCTATGGGGTCGAGGTGCccgccgaggccgaggccgagaaGCCGTGGTGGCAG ATTTATACCATGGACACAGAGATCCCCTAA
- the CCNQ gene encoding cyclin-Q isoform X4 — protein sequence MEAFGPGTCGGGGETPGDDGRPAPEARVHFRVTRFIMEAGVKLGMQSIPIATACTIYHKFFCEINLDAYDPYLVAMSSLYLAGKVEEQHLRTRDIINVSNRYFHPGGEPLELDSRFWELRDSIVQCELLVLRVLRFQVSFQHPHKYLLHYLISLKNWLNRYSWQRTPVSVTAWALLRDSYHGGLCLRFRAQHIAVAVLHLALQAYGVEVPAEAEAEKPWWQPRSRW from the exons ATGGAGGCCTTTGGCCCGGGAACCTGCGGAGGAGGGGGCGAGACGCCGGGTGACGATGGACGGCCGGCACCCGAAGCAAGGGTGCACTTCCGAGTGACGAGGTTCATCATGGAGGCAG GTGTCAAGCTAGGGATGCAGTCCATTCCGATCGCCACCGCCTGTACCATTTACCATAAGTTCTTCTGCGAGATCAACCTGGATGCCTATGACCCCTACTTGGTCGCCATGTCTTCCCTTTACTTGGCTGGCAAAGTGGAGGAGCAGCACCTGCGTACTCGTGACATCATCAACGTTTCCAACAG GTACTTTCACCCAGGCGGTGAGCCCTTGGAGCTGGACTCCCGCTTCTGGGAGCTCCGGGACAGCATCGTGCAGTGCGAGCTTCTTGTGCTGAGAGTTCTGCGTTTCCAAGTCTCCTTCCAGCACCCACACAAG TACCTGCTCCACTACCTGATTTCCCTCAAGAACTGGCTGAATCGGTACAGTTGGCAGCGGACGCCCGTCTCCGTCACTGCCTGGGCCCTGCTGCGGGACAGCTACCATGGCGGGCTGTGCCTCCGCTTCCGGGCTCAGCACATAGCTGTGGCAGTGCTCCACCTGGCCTTGCAGGCCTATGGGGTCGAGGTGCccgccgaggccgaggccgagaaGCCGTGGTGGCAG CCGCGGTCCAGATGGTGA
- the CCNQ gene encoding cyclin-Q isoform X6, producing MQSIPIATACTIYHKFFCEINLDAYDPYLVAMSSLYLAGKVEEQHLRTRDIINVSNRYFHPGGEPLELDSRFWELRDSIVQCELLVLRVLRFQVSFQHPHKYLLHYLISLKNWLNRYSWQRTPVSVTAWALLRDSYHGGLCLRFRAQHIAVAVLHLALQAYGVEVPAEAEAEKPWWQVFSEDLTKPIIDNIVSDLIQIYTMDTEIP from the exons ATGCAGTCCATTCCGATCGCCACCGCCTGTACCATTTACCATAAGTTCTTCTGCGAGATCAACCTGGATGCCTATGACCCCTACTTGGTCGCCATGTCTTCCCTTTACTTGGCTGGCAAAGTGGAGGAGCAGCACCTGCGTACTCGTGACATCATCAACGTTTCCAACAG GTACTTTCACCCAGGCGGTGAGCCCTTGGAGCTGGACTCCCGCTTCTGGGAGCTCCGGGACAGCATCGTGCAGTGCGAGCTTCTTGTGCTGAGAGTTCTGCGTTTCCAAGTCTCCTTCCAGCACCCACACAAG TACCTGCTCCACTACCTGATTTCCCTCAAGAACTGGCTGAATCGGTACAGTTGGCAGCGGACGCCCGTCTCCGTCACTGCCTGGGCCCTGCTGCGGGACAGCTACCATGGCGGGCTGTGCCTCCGCTTCCGGGCTCAGCACATAGCTGTGGCAGTGCTCCACCTGGCCTTGCAGGCCTATGGGGTCGAGGTGCccgccgaggccgaggccgagaaGCCGTGGTGGCAG GTGTTTAGTGAAGACCTTACCAAGCCAATCATTGATAACATTGTGTCTGATCTCATTCAGATTTATACCATGGACACAGAGATCCCCTAA
- the CCNQ gene encoding cyclin-Q isoform X2: MEAFGPGTCGGGGETPGDDGRPAPEARVHFRVTRFIMEAGVKLGMQSIPIATACTIYHKFFCEINLDAYDPYLVAMSSLYLAGKVEEQHLRTRDIINVSNRCLVKTLPSQSLITLCLISFRFIPWTQRSPKALVQACLKRSPGRPAAWGRHHHRAVKAGPQRTSWEGWLCAAGDGLVKAMVYCQLGSHALSVPGSRGPDGDGSGASSWQAGSAPRGAACGVSGASAFVLWEDTNCCPGVTS; this comes from the exons ATGGAGGCCTTTGGCCCGGGAACCTGCGGAGGAGGGGGCGAGACGCCGGGTGACGATGGACGGCCGGCACCCGAAGCAAGGGTGCACTTCCGAGTGACGAGGTTCATCATGGAGGCAG GTGTCAAGCTAGGGATGCAGTCCATTCCGATCGCCACCGCCTGTACCATTTACCATAAGTTCTTCTGCGAGATCAACCTGGATGCCTATGACCCCTACTTGGTCGCCATGTCTTCCCTTTACTTGGCTGGCAAAGTGGAGGAGCAGCACCTGCGTACTCGTGACATCATCAACGTTTCCAACAG GTGTTTAGTGAAGACCTTACCAAGCCAATCATTGATAACATTGTGTCTGATCTCATTCAGATTTATACCATGGACACAGAGATCCCCTAAGGCCCTGGTCCAGGCCTGCCTAAAGAGAAGCCCGGGGCGCCCGGCTGCCTGGGGACGGCACCACCACAGGGCCGTGAAGGCCGGCCCCCAGAGGACCAGCTGGGAGGGCTGGTTGTGTGCTGCTGGAGACGGGCTGGTGAAGGCGATGGTGTACTGCCAACTTGGTTCTCATGCTTTGAGTGTCCCCGGCAGCCGCGGTCCAGATGGTGATGGAAGTGGCGCCTCCAGCTGGCAGGCCGGGAGCGCACCACGTGGGGCAGCCTGTGGAGTCAGCGGAGCGTCTGCTTTTGTCCTTTGGGAGGACACCAACTGCTGTCCAGGCGTGACGTCATAG
- the CCNQ gene encoding cyclin-Q isoform X5, giving the protein MEAFGPGTCGGGGETPGDDGRPAPEARVHFRVTRFIMEAGVKLGMQSIPIATACTIYHKFFCEINLDAYDPYLVAMSSLYLAGKVEEQHLRTRDIINVSNRFIPWTQRSPKALVQACLKRSPGRPAAWGRHHHRAVKAGPQRTSWEGWLCAAGDGLVKAMVYCQLGSHALSVPGSRGPDGDGSGASSWQAGSAPRGAACGVSGASAFVLWEDTNCCPGVTS; this is encoded by the exons ATGGAGGCCTTTGGCCCGGGAACCTGCGGAGGAGGGGGCGAGACGCCGGGTGACGATGGACGGCCGGCACCCGAAGCAAGGGTGCACTTCCGAGTGACGAGGTTCATCATGGAGGCAG GTGTCAAGCTAGGGATGCAGTCCATTCCGATCGCCACCGCCTGTACCATTTACCATAAGTTCTTCTGCGAGATCAACCTGGATGCCTATGACCCCTACTTGGTCGCCATGTCTTCCCTTTACTTGGCTGGCAAAGTGGAGGAGCAGCACCTGCGTACTCGTGACATCATCAACGTTTCCAACAG ATTTATACCATGGACACAGAGATCCCCTAAGGCCCTGGTCCAGGCCTGCCTAAAGAGAAGCCCGGGGCGCCCGGCTGCCTGGGGACGGCACCACCACAGGGCCGTGAAGGCCGGCCCCCAGAGGACCAGCTGGGAGGGCTGGTTGTGTGCTGCTGGAGACGGGCTGGTGAAGGCGATGGTGTACTGCCAACTTGGTTCTCATGCTTTGAGTGTCCCCGGCAGCCGCGGTCCAGATGGTGATGGAAGTGGCGCCTCCAGCTGGCAGGCCGGGAGCGCACCACGTGGGGCAGCCTGTGGAGTCAGCGGAGCGTCTGCTTTTGTCCTTTGGGAGGACACCAACTGCTGTCCAGGCGTGACGTCATAG